In the genome of Desulfuromonas sp. DDH964, one region contains:
- the rimP gene encoding ribosome maturation factor RimP — MTQASLLENIQRLLAPILAELGLEGVDLEYLREGRDLVLRIFIDKPGGVTLDDCAEVSREFGAILEIENLIPGAYRLEVSSPGIDRALKKPEDFRRFAGERVKLKTLEQLDPDGRGQPRKTFGGRLLGLDGEMVRVLQLDKKGGEVVIPLDAIVKANLDPEF, encoded by the coding sequence GTGACCCAGGCAAGTCTGCTCGAAAATATCCAACGGCTGCTTGCCCCGATCCTGGCCGAGCTCGGCCTTGAAGGGGTGGATCTCGAATATCTGCGCGAGGGACGCGACCTGGTGCTGCGGATCTTCATCGACAAGCCCGGCGGAGTGACCCTCGACGATTGCGCCGAGGTGAGTCGGGAGTTTGGCGCCATCCTCGAGATCGAGAACCTGATTCCCGGCGCCTATCGCCTCGAGGTTTCATCCCCCGGCATCGACCGGGCGCTGAAGAAACCGGAGGATTTCCGGCGCTTTGCCGGTGAACGGGTCAAGTTGAAGACCCTGGAGCAGCTCGATCCGGACGGTCGCGGGCAGCCGCGCAAGACCTTTGGCGGGCGCCTGCTCGGTCTCGACGGCGAGATGGTGCGGGTCCTGCAGCTCGACAAGAAGGGCGGCGAGGTGGTCATCCCCCTCGACGCCATCGTGAAGGCAAATCTCGACCCGGAGTTCTGA
- a CDS encoding class I SAM-dependent RNA methyltransferase, with translation MLELTIDSLAFGGNGVGRHDGKAIFVPRSAPGDRLRCRVTRDRGRFAEAELTELLEPGPGRRPAPCPVYAECGGCQWQHLDYPTQCHWKGTVFAEQLWRQARVEKAAVRPLLAAEQEWGYRSRVQFKCRQTAAGLQLGFYRPNSHFVVDIAHCPISAPVINRGLALFRAWLPESPCPDRIPQLDLSVDDREQLRAVVHCLDANPQRLADYLRPLALAAGLDLFLQSGRKSSLVQVCGGEELLIEVDTPPLQLGYGPGGFAQVNLAQNRALVAELLTAHPWQGDEAVLDLFCGMGNFSLPLARRVKTVTGVEDYAPSIASARGNARRNGLANLDFHARPAEGALRTYFPASPPILVLLDPPRSGAYAVARELTTHPPALIAYVSCDPATLARDLQPLLHGPFRLLWSRPIDLFPQTFHIESLTLLARHEP, from the coding sequence ATGCTGGAGCTGACCATCGACAGCCTCGCCTTCGGCGGCAACGGTGTCGGCCGCCACGACGGCAAGGCGATCTTCGTCCCGCGCAGCGCGCCCGGCGACCGGCTGCGCTGCCGGGTCACCCGGGATCGCGGCCGCTTCGCCGAGGCGGAGCTGACCGAACTCCTGGAGCCGGGACCGGGGCGACGCCCGGCGCCCTGTCCGGTCTACGCCGAGTGCGGCGGCTGCCAGTGGCAGCACCTCGACTATCCGACCCAGTGCCACTGGAAGGGGACGGTCTTCGCCGAACAGCTGTGGCGCCAGGCCAGGGTGGAGAAAGCCGCGGTCCGGCCGCTCCTCGCCGCCGAACAGGAATGGGGCTATCGCAGCCGGGTCCAGTTCAAGTGCCGGCAAACGGCCGCCGGCCTGCAGCTCGGCTTTTATCGCCCCAACAGCCACTTCGTCGTCGATATTGCCCACTGCCCGATCAGCGCCCCGGTGATCAATCGTGGCCTGGCGCTCTTTCGCGCCTGGCTCCCCGAGTCTCCCTGCCCCGACCGCATCCCCCAGCTCGACCTCTCCGTTGACGACCGCGAGCAGTTGCGCGCGGTGGTCCACTGTCTCGATGCGAACCCGCAGCGGCTGGCCGACTACCTGCGCCCGCTGGCTCTCGCCGCCGGACTCGACCTCTTCCTGCAAAGCGGGCGCAAGTCGAGCCTGGTCCAGGTCTGCGGCGGCGAGGAGCTGCTGATCGAGGTCGACACCCCGCCGCTGCAGCTCGGCTACGGTCCGGGGGGCTTTGCCCAGGTCAACCTGGCGCAGAACCGCGCCCTGGTCGCCGAACTCCTCACGGCCCACCCCTGGCAGGGGGACGAGGCCGTTCTCGATCTCTTCTGCGGCATGGGCAACTTTTCCCTGCCGCTGGCGCGGCGGGTCAAAACCGTAACCGGGGTCGAGGACTATGCCCCCTCCATCGCCTCGGCCCGTGGCAATGCCCGCCGCAACGGCCTGGCTAACCTTGACTTCCATGCCCGGCCGGCGGAAGGGGCGCTGCGCACCTACTTCCCGGCGAGTCCCCCGATCCTGGTTCTGCTTGATCCGCCCCGCAGCGGCGCCTATGCAGTAGCGCGGGAGCTGACCACCCACCCACCTGCTCTGATCGCCTACGTCTCCTGCGATCCGGCGACCCTGGCGCGGGACCTGCAGCCGCTGCTGCACGGCCCCTTCCGCCTGCTCTGGTCCCGCCCCATTGACCTCTTTCCCCAGACCTTCCATATCGAGAGCCTGACCCTCCTCGCGCGGCATGAGCCCTGA